One Paenibacillus sp. FSL W8-0186 genomic window carries:
- the nagB gene encoding glucosamine-6-phosphate deaminase has product MFNIIKVNNEQQFNETGAGIIASLLQTNPRAALGLATGGTPVGVYQHLIELHKQGLVSFKEVRSYNLDEYIGLAEDHSESYRRFMNEKLFNHVDIDLNNTHVPSGVSGDGHKAAEEYTQLLEQAGQIDLQLLGLGHNGHIGFNEPADELKAATHVVELDEVTRKANARYFNSIDEVPTHAITMGIGSILKAKQILLMAKGADKAEIVAKALKGPVTTQCPASLLQLHPNVVVIVDQDAGRLL; this is encoded by the coding sequence ATGTTTAATATCATTAAAGTAAACAATGAACAGCAATTCAATGAGACCGGAGCAGGAATTATTGCAAGCCTGCTGCAAACGAATCCACGGGCTGCATTAGGACTGGCTACTGGCGGGACTCCTGTCGGAGTATACCAGCATCTGATTGAGCTTCACAAGCAAGGGCTGGTCAGCTTCAAGGAAGTCCGCAGCTACAACCTGGATGAGTATATCGGCCTTGCGGAGGATCACTCAGAAAGCTACCGCAGATTCATGAACGAGAAATTGTTCAATCATGTAGACATCGATTTGAACAATACGCATGTGCCATCAGGCGTATCCGGTGATGGGCATAAAGCCGCAGAGGAATATACCCAGCTTCTAGAGCAAGCAGGACAAATCGATTTGCAGCTTCTTGGCCTTGGCCACAACGGCCATATCGGCTTCAACGAACCCGCAGACGAATTGAAGGCTGCGACACATGTTGTCGAGCTGGACGAGGTTACCCGCAAAGCTAATGCGCGTTACTTCAACTCCATCGACGAAGTGCCAACTCATGCGATTACGATGGGCATCGGCTCCATTCTGAAGGCGAAGCAAATTCTGCTGATGGCTAAAGGAGCAGACAAAGCTGAAATCGTGGCTAAAGCACTTAAGGGCCCTGTAACAACGCAATGTCCTGCCTCCCTCCTGCAGCTTCATCCAAACGTCGTCGTCATCGTCGACCAAGATGCCGGGAGGTTGCTATAA